From Marmota flaviventris isolate mMarFla1 chromosome X, mMarFla1.hap1, whole genome shotgun sequence, the proteins below share one genomic window:
- the LOC139703163 gene encoding LOW QUALITY PROTEIN: zinc finger protein 449-like (The sequence of the model RefSeq protein was modified relative to this genomic sequence to represent the inferred CDS: inserted 3 bases in 2 codons) produces MLQDFSKDCEVFRQHFRQFQYTQAVGPREVFSRLWELCCGWLKPKMRSMEQILELLVLEQFLTILPTEMETWVSAYGPESKERLLALIEDWQRQRHIPELQVDVHDLLFEEQAPSGTVPMSPNMHLETSALQGLGPVQEAPVTGAWIPQAGPPELNYGAAGECQPFLDPGHATPECRWSCRLDRRRKPGMVELLGAQRMEQSPESRRDAKALRAGPCVGCQKQEPLRAGPAVELLSSSGKRLHLLRPCAAGKPLPLAAHKPRKPREKPHRCGQCGQCFACKKRLSAHLKIHTGELGYQCPGCGKGFLHRSDLDRHVRIHTGERPYECSLCHKRFTQGAHLTMHQRGHCGKDTSQCHKCGKRFASRANLMGHLKTHTQEKRXSCGKRFNRRTALTLHQRTHTXERPFSCQHCEKSYRQRSSLMIHLRIHTGEKPYTCSHCSKSFIKKAGLIAHQAAHFREEFPGNPVQEMGPEPCDSCNP; encoded by the exons ATGCTGCAGGACTTCAGCAAGGACTGTGAAGTGTTCCGCCAGCATTTCAGGCAGTTCCAGTACACGCAGGCGGTGGGGCCTCGGGAAGTTTTCAGCAGGCTCTGGGAGCTTTGCTGTGGGTGGCTGAAGCCAAAGATGCGGTCTATGGAGCAAATCCTGGAGCTGCTGGTGTTGGAGCAATTCCTAACTATACTGCCCACGGAGATGGAGACCTGGGTGAGCGCATATGGCCCGGAGAGTAAAGAAAGGCTTTTGGCCCTGATAGAAGACTGGCAGAGACAGCGTCACATACCAGAGCTGCAG GTTGACGTGCATGACTTGCTCTTTGAAGAACAGGCGCCTTCAGGAACTGTACCCATGTCTCCAAACATGCACCTGGAGACATCTGCACTCCAGGGACTGGGACCTGTCCAGGAGGCTCCCGTGACAGGGGCCTGGATCCCACAGGCAGGGCCTCCGGAGCTGAACTATGGTGCTGCTGGGGAATGCCAGCCCTTTCTGGATCCTG GACATGCCACCCCAGAGTGTCGCTGGAGCTGCCGGCTGGACCGCAGGAGAAAGCCAGGGATGGTGGAGCTGCTGGGCGCCCAGCGCATGGAGCAATCACCTGAGTCCAGGAGAG ACGCGAAAGCACTTCGTGCTGGTCCATGCGTGGGCTGTCAGAAGCAGGAACCTCTGAGGGCTGGCCCCGCAGTGGAGCTGCTGAGCTCCTCCGGGAAGCGCCTGCACCTTCTGAGGCCCTGTGCGGCGGGAAAGCCCCTGCCCCTGGCAGCCCACAAGCCGAGGAAGCCGCGAGAGAAACCCCATCGCTGCGGCCAGTGTGGACAGTGCTTCGCTTGCAAGAAGCGCCTCTCTGCTCACCTGAAAATCCACACGGGGGAGCTGGGTTACCAGTGCCCCGGCTGCGGAAAAGGCTTCCTGCACCGCTCAGACCTGGACCGGCACGTGCGCATCCACACCGGGGAGAGGCCCTACGAGTGCTCCCTGTGCCACAAGCGCTTCACTCAGGGCGCGCACCTCACCATGCACCAGAGGGGGCACTGTGGCAAAGACACCTCCCAGTGCCACAAGTGCGGCAAAAGGTTTGCCAGCAGGGCCAACCTGATGGGACACCTGAAAACTCACACGCAGGAGAAACG CAGCTGTGGGAAGCGCTTCAACCGGCGGACAGCTCTTACTCTGCACCAGAGGACTCACA AGGAGAGGCCGTTCTCCTGCCAACACTGTGAGAAGAGCTACAGGCAGCGATCCAGCCTCATGATCCACCTGAGAATCCACACCGGGGAGAAGCCCTACACCTGCAGCCACTGCTCCAAGAGCTTCATAAAGAAAGCAGGCCTCATCGCGCACCAGGCCGCGCACTTCAGAGAAGAGTTCCCCGGGAACCCGGTGCAGGAAATGGGTCCCGAGCCATGTGACAGTTGTAACCCCTAA